In Lewinella sp. 4G2, the DNA window GTGGGGAATGAGCATGTCGAGATCCTCGATGCCCATGCCGGCCTTGGCGAGGGTTTCCATGATGACTTCAGGGAACTTCTTCACCGCCATTTTGAACACGGTCTGCCCTTCCATGTGGGGGAAGACGCGGGCCTTATCGAGCATGTCCTGGTTCCAGAATACGCCGCCGTATTCGTTGTTCTCCAGGTCGTAGTCGACGTCAAAATCTTCGATGCCGTACTTCTCCAGGAAGTATCCACCGTGGGCGCCGGGGTACATGTAGGCCAGTTTCTCGGCGTAGGTTCCGTCGGAGTGCATGCTGGTGGCCAGTACAGCTTTGTCTTTGTCTTCCGTCGCTTCTACGATGACGGCTCCGGCACCGTCACCAAACAGGACGGATACGCCGCGGCCGCGGGTGGTGAAGTCTAAACCAACGGAGTGCACTTCGGCCCCGACGAGGAGGATTTTCTTGTAGGTTCCGGCCTTGATGAAGTTATCCGCCGTAGCCAGTCCGTAGACGAAACCGGAGCACTGGGCGCGAATATCCAGCGCGGCAATTTCCGTTCCGGCGATGCCGAGTTCTCGTTGCAGCAGGACGCCGGCGCCGGGGAAGTAGTAATCCGGGCTAAGGGTCGCGAAGATGATGAAGTCGATGTCATCCTTGTCGATACCGGCGTCGGCGATGGCCTTGAGGCTGGCCTCGACGGCCAGGCTGGTGGTGGTTTCCTTGCCGCGGGTGATGTAGCGGCGTTCCTCGATACCGGAGCGTTCGCGGATCCACTCGTCGCTGGTTTCCATCACTTTGGTGAGGTCATGGTTGGTGACGACGTTCTCTGGCACGTAGTGTCCGATTCCGGTGATCGTACTGTAAGGCATGTGTTGACTTTGAGGATGAAAAGGGAGGGCGAAGGTAACGTAAATAATACCTTCGTGGCCCCTCGCGGTTCGCTCGCCTCAACTTTTTGGTAGCCCCCATCGTACTAACTCCCTTTCCTCACCCCTCAGGCCAGAAACCATTGTACCACACCATCATTCTCGGAGCCGGCCAGGCGGGGTTAGCGGCGGCCTATTATTTGAAGCGAGCGGGGAAGAAAATCCTGGTACTGGAAAGCAATGCGCGTATCGGCGACAACTGGCGGAAGCGCTGGGAAAGTTTGCAACTTTTCACTCCGCAGCGTTACAACGGCCTTCCCGGTCTGGCGCCTACCGGTTCCGATTGGGAGTTGATCGACCGGTTGGAAGTCGCCAATTATTTGGAACGGTACGTAGAGACTTTTTCGTTGCCCGTCCAATTGCACCGCACCTGCGTCAGCGCCCAAAAAACGGACGCTTGGGAGATCAGGACCAACGCAGAAACCTACCAAGCAGAACGCCTCATTGTGGCTACCGGCGCTTATAAGGACCCCGTCGTGCCCGCAGTTGCTAAACAGTTTCCAGCTTCCATTGCGCAACTGCACTCATCCGAGGTCCGCGACCTTAAAGATCTTGTTGGTTCAGCTACCTCACTGCTCATTGTCGGCGCCGGCGCGAGTGGCCAGCAGTTAGCTCGTTTGGGCGCTGCCGCGGGTGCCAAAGTGACGTTGGTCGGCCCCAAGGTGGCGAACCTCCCCCGAAACTTTTTGGGTAAGGATATCTACTGGTGGCTCCACAACAGCGGGATGATGTCCGTGCGGACGGACTCTAAAATCGGGAAGATGCTCACGAACGAAAAGAAAGGCATCATCACCGTCGGGGATGGACCAATGCCACCTGGGGTACAGAGGATAAGCACCCACGTTAACGGTTACGCGGAAGGCCAGCTTAAATTTCGTACAGCAAAAGCTGAGCAGGCTCCGCTGCGGTGGCCGGGTAATAACAAAAAGGGCGTGATCATTTGGTGTACCGGTTACCGGAATCGGTACCCCTTCCTACCGGAAGAGCTACTCAATGATGCCGGCCAACCCCTCCAAAAAAGCGGACTGAGCACGGTGGACGAAACGGTAGCTTTCGTCGGCTTGGAGAACCTGCGCCGCCCCGGTTCCTCCCTGTTGGGTGGCGTTGGAAAGGACGCCGGCGAGATCGTGCGGGAATTGGGCTAGGCCCAGTTTCCTCTGTTGTAAGGACTGCACGTGTATAGCTTACCTTTATAGTAGATTTGTACGCTATGACCCCCGAAAACACCACGAAGACCAAATGGGCGCTGATCACCGGCGGTAGCCACGGAATTGGTAAGGCGCTCGCCGAAGAATGCCTGAAGCGTGGCCTCAATGTGGTCATCGTAGCCCTACCGGATGTGCACCTGGATACGATCAACCGTGAACTAAAGGAGCACGCACCGGGCCGCTATCACCTCATCCCGGTAGACCTCACCGCACCGGATGCCATCCCCGAAGTTGAGCGACATTTAGCTACCCTGGGCATCACCCTGACCTACCTCATTAATAACGCCGGTTTCGGCCGCGGTGGCCTCATCGAGCACACAGATTGGAGTGAGTACCTCACGATGATGCAACTCAACAATCAGGCGATGGTTGGGCTGACGCTGGCGCTGCTACCCCAACTGAAGAAAACCCGCGGCAGCATTCTGAACATGAGTAGCATGGAAGCTACCCTTCCCCTACCCTACAAAACGGTGTATACGGGGACGAAGGCTTTCGTCTACAATTACTCCCTGGCGCTGCGACAAGAATTGAAGCACTACGGGATTGGGGTTTCCGTCCTGTGCCCCGGCCCGGTGATTACCAATGAAGACGGCCTAAAACGCGTAGCGGCGATGGGAAGTCTAGCCAAAGTGCTCGTCACCATGCCCGCGGACATTGCACCTATGGCCATTGGGAACTTCCTGAACAATAAGGATGTGATCCGGCCCAAGTTCCTGAACCGGGCGATCCTGGCCTTTGCCTCCATCGTACCCCGGGGTATTAAGATGGCCATCTTGGAAAAGGTCTTTTCGAAGTACCGGGAAGAGGATGAACAGGCCGTTCCGATTGTAGAAGAGCAGCTGATTTCTTAAGGAAGCGGCCTACCAATCACTATTTAAATTTGACGAGATAATTCCGCACGTAACAAATAATGAGTTGTGGTTATAAAGGTGCAAACACGCACCACATGACTTACCGTACGTTACTCTTTTTACTTCTCACCCTCTTATCCATCGGCTGTTTCGCGCAAGTCGGCGTGAACAACTCCAACCCCGAGCAAGCACTGGACGTAAATGGCAAGGTAAAACTTGGCAACGATGGCACTAACCCCTCGGATGGCACCATGCGCTACAATAGTACGGAAGGCACTTTCGAGGGTTTTTCCCAGGGAGAATGGAAATCGTTAGACGCGCAGGGGGCCACCCCGGACCAACCCACTCCCTTCTTTGCCTCCGTTTACACCACGTTTCAAAGCGAAGAATTCATCCCCATGGAATTTCAAACGGCCTACGGGCAAAGCGCTTTCTTCTTTGAAAATCAAGGCGACCCTAGCTTCTTTACACGTACGGTTATTCCAGCAGGCTATATGATGGTGGTAGATTACATCCACGTAGTAGGTATGTCCACCTCGAACGACGAACAGTTTTTGGTTCATATTGCTGCTACTGACGGTGATGCCACTAATGCTACTGAAAGGTCTAGCCGTAGAGATGAACCGTTAATCTACGTATCTGGAAGTATAAAAGGTGGCCCCGCCATACTCGGTAACGGGCGAGCTCCCCTGCTCGTCGTAGATGCGGGCGAACAATTGACGCTGCGCAATGAGTCCGCATCCACCAGCGTCGGCGGAGTCAGAGTAGTCTTCACTGGCTTCCTGGTTACGGATCTGGATCAGTACTTTACTTATTAGTGGATATAAAGGGCGCCGGGTTTGAGCTTATCACTCGGAGTGATTTGTCTTAACCGTATTCTTAATTCTTGGGATAGGAATTTGTCTAAAGGTTTACTGGTCTGTTCAGCTTGGTATTGGATCGCCTAAAGGCGAACCTCCCGGGGGAGCGTCGCCGCGCCTGGTTAGCTAAGCCTATGAAAAAAGCCCTCAGGTCCGTTGATCTGAGGGCTTTTCGTTATGGTAGTAGATGACCATTTTAGGCATCCTCCAGCGCAGCGGCACCACCAACGATCTCGAGGATCTCCTTGGTAATCGCCTCCTGGCGTGCTTTGTTGTAGGTAATCTTGAGGTCTTTCAAGAGCTCAGATGCATTCTCCGTCGCCTTATCCATGGCCGTCATCCGGGCACCGTGCTCGGAAGCATTTGTGTCGAGGAGGAAGGACTGGAAGCGTGTCTTCAGAATGGTGGGGACGAGTTCTTCGAGCAGTGTTTCCTTACTGGGTTCGAAGATGTAATCGGCGTTGGTCGTTTTGCCGCCTTCCGCAACGTTGTTGTCCACAACTGGTAGGAATTGGACGGCTTCCGAGAACTGGACGGCGGCGTTCTTGAACCGAGCGTAGGCCACGTGGACGCTATCGTAAGCTTCACCGGCGAAGCGGTTCATGATCAGTTCGGGAACCTGACGGGTATTATCGAAAGACAGGTCGCTAAAGAGTTCCTGGTATTCACGGTTGATCGTGAAACCAGCCTTGCCTGCGTAGTTGCGGGCAAAAAATTCAGCGCCCTTCTTGCCAATGCAGATAACGTCGACGTTGCCTACCCCCTGCAGTTCATTTTCGATGACGCTGACGGCCGCCTTGATGATATTGGTGTTAAAGGCACCAGCGAGACCGCGGCTGGAGGTAACCACTACTACGCAAGCTTTGGTGATGGGCCGTACTACGTTGAAACTGGTGGATGCGTCTCCTTCCAGGTTGGAAAGGATGTTCGTCAACATCTCGTTCAGCTTCTCGGCGTAGGGCCGCATCTCGGTAATGCGTTGGGCGGCACGGTTCATCTTCGCAGCGGAAACCATCTTCATCGCTGAAGTGATCTGCTGCGTGTTCTTGACCGAACCGATTCTTTCCCGTACTTCCTTTAAGTTAGCCATTAGTTAGTCTTTAGTCTATAGTCTGAAGTCTATAGTCTGTAGTCTTTAGCAGTATGCTTCAGACTACAGACTACTAACTATAGACTATGAGAATTGTGGTACGAGCTGCGCGGCAACTTCGTCGAGCTTAGCCAGGTCAGCTTTGTCGTACTTCTTGTTGCGGAAGTTTTCGAGGACTTCGGGAAGCTGACGCTCCACTTCACTGAGGAAGAGGGCTTCGAACTCCTTGATCTTGTTGACGGGGACGTCCTTCATCCGGTTGTTGGTACCGAGGTGGATGATGGCTACCTGCTTCTCTACCGCTACGGGAGAGTACTGAGGCTGCTTCAACATTTCCACGTTACGCTTACCCTTCTCGAGAATGTTCTGGGTAGACGCATCGAGGTCGGAACCGAACTTGGCAAATGCTTCCAGTTCGCGGTAAGAGGCCTGGTCGAGCTTCAGCGTACCGGAAACCTTCTTCATCGGCTTGATCTGGGCCGAACCACCTACGCGGGATACGGAGATACCTACGTCGATGGCGGGGCGGATACCGGAGTTGAAGAGGTTGGACGTGAGGAAGATCTGACCATCGGTGATGGAGATCACGTTCGTCGGGATGTACGCGGATACGTCACCAGCTTGTGTTTCGATGATCGGCAGGGCCGTCAGGGAACCACCACCCTTCACGATACCTGCGTTTTTGAGGCTGTCGGGAAGGTCGTTCATGTCCTGGGCGATCGCGTCATCGTTAATAACCTTGGCGGCGCGCTCGAGGAGGCGGCTGTGGAGGTAGAATACGTCACCGGGGTAAGCTTCACGTCCCGGTGGGCGGCGAAGCAGGAGGGATACCTCACGGTAAGCAACGGCCTGCTTGGAGAGATCATCGTAAATGATCAGTGCGGGGCGGCCCGTATCCCGGAAGTACTCACCAATGGCGGCACCAGCGAACGGTGCGTAGAACTGGAGTGGAGCGGGGTCGGCTGCGGAAGAGGCAACGATGGTAGAGTACGCCATGGCGCCGTTCTCTTCGAGCGTCTTGGCAATCTGCGCTACGGTAGAAGCCTTCTGGCCACAAGCAACGTAGATACAGAATACCGGCTCACCGCGGTCGTAGAATTCCTTTTGGTTCAGGATCGTATCGATGGCAATGGCGGACTTACCCGTCTGCCGGTCACCGATGATGAGTTCCCGCTGGCCACGGCCGATGGGGATCATCGCGTCGATGGCCTTGATACCCGTCTGCAGGGGCTCGGTTACCGGCTGGCGGTAGATTACACCGGGAGCTTTGCGCTCGAGGGGCATCTCGTAGGTCTGACCTGCGATCGGGCCCTTACCGTCGAGGGGCTGACCGAGGGGATCGACTACGCGGCCGACCATACCTTCACCAACGTTGATGCTGGCAATACGGCCGGTGCGGCTTACGCGGCTACCTTCCTGAATACCGGTGGAGGAGCCCATCAGTACGACACCGACGTTATCTTCCTCAAGGTTCAGTACGATCGCTTCCGTACCGTTAGCAAAAGTGACGAGTTCACCCGCCTGGGCATTCTCGAGACCGTAGACGCGGGCGATACCGTCACCTACTTGAAGGACGGTACCGTACTCTTCCAACTCGGCCGCCGTGTTGGCGCCACTGAGTTGTGCTTTGATGATACCGCTAATTTCGTCGGGCTTGATTCCAGCCATGGTAGTATACTTTAGAAGTTGCTTGCGATTATTAAATGAGGGGGAAGGCTAAGCTTAGGCGATCTCCTTGCGAAGTTCACTCAGTTTGTAGGCGACGCTGGCGTCGTACACCTTTCCGTCGAATTCCAGGATGAACCCACCAATGATGGAGGGGTCGATCTTGGTTTCGATGTCGACGGAAGCTTCCGTCTTACCACCCGCAACGAGTTGCTGCTTAATGGCATCCAGTTCCGCCGCGGAAAGCGCAACCGCGCTCGTTACCTTGACGGTGCTGATCTTGTTGAGGGATTTGTACTGCTTGTCAAACGCACCAAGGATGCCCAGTAGGTCTCCTTCACGGCCTTTGGTAATCAGTACGTCGACGAAGGTTTTCGTCAGTTCGTTGGCGCCGGACTTTTCCAGCAGTTCGGCGAAGATGGCTTTCTTCTTACTGGGGTTAACGACGGGGCTGGACAGCAACAATGCGAGATCGCGGTTGCCGGCCATGGCGACGAGCGCATCAACGTCACCCTTGATGACGTCGAGTTGCTTGCGCTCCACGGCCATATCCAGTAGGGATTTGGCGTAACGGTCGGCTACTCTTTGATTGGTCATTCGGGGTTTAGTTGAGGTTCTTCACCAGTTCGTTAACGAGGGTGGTCTGGTTGATGTCGCTCTTGAGGTCCTTACGAAGTACCTTCTCAGCAACGTCGATGGCCATGTTACCCACTTCCTTCTTGAGGTCGGCCATGGCCTGGTCGCGCATGATGGCGATCTGGCGCTGGGCGTCGGCGCTCACCTTCTGGGCGGCTTCCTTGGCTTCGGTGACGGCTTCGTCGCGGCGCTTCTTGGCGAAGGCTTCCGCTTCGGCGACGATGCGGGTGCTTTCTTCGCGGGCTTCGGCGAGGAGGCGTTGGTTGTCGTCCTTCAACTGGGCCATTTGTGCTTGCACGCGCTTGGCTTCGTCGATGGAGTTCTGGATGTCGGTTTCGCGCTTGGTCAGTGCCTTCTGGATGGGCTTAAAGGCCGTCTTACCCAGGATACCCCAAACGAGGAGGAAGATGAGCAGCGTCCAGAAAAGCAGACCGAAGTCTGGCCGGATGGGGCTGAAGTCGACGAGAAAGAGATTGATCATTGGAAATGATTGTAACGTAAACAATTCACCTAGATGAATAAGATTTGCTTGAAAATTAGCCGGGGCCGCCGCCAATCGCGGTTCGGCACCCGGCTGTTTTCGATTGCAGTGCAGTCGGTTCTGGCTTAGTTAGCCAGGAATCCTACTACGATGGCGAAGAGGGCGGCGCCCTCAACCAGTGCGGCTGTGATGATCATTGCCGTACGGATGTCGCCGGATGCTTCTGGCTGGCGTGCGATGGACTCAGTAGCCTTGCTACCGATCAAACCTACACCAATACCTGCACCGAGTGCTGCAATACCTGCTCCTAAAGCTCCCATGTTGATGGAATTTAAAAGGTGAAAAGAAATTCTTAGTGGTGGGCTACCGACTCTGCGTAAGCACCGCCATGATTGTGTTCTACTGCGTGGTCCTCATCGTGGTGGTCGTGCTCTTCTACCGCCGCGCCGATGTAGCTGGCGCCCAGCATCGCAAAGATGAAGGCCTGGAGGAAGGCAACGAGCAATTCGATCAGGTTCATGAAGGCCGTAAAGGCTCCACCAACAATGGCACCAACCGTGGCACCGCCGATGCTTTCGCCGCTGTTACCAAAGACGAATACGAGACCGATGAGGGAAAGGATGATGATGTGCCCCGCCGTGATGTTGGCGAAAAGACGAATCATCAGTGAGAAGGGCTTAATGAAGAGACCAAGGATCTCAACCACCGCCAGGATAGGCTTTACGAAGATTGGCACGCCGGGCATCCAAAAAACGTGCTGCCAGTAATCCTTCTTACCGTTGATATTCGTGATGATGAAGACCAGAATGGCCAGGCCCATCGTCACCGCCAGGTTACCCGTGATGTTGGCGCTACCGGGGAAGATCGGAATCAATCCCAGCAGGTTACAGAACAGGATGAAGAAGAAGATGGACATGATAAAGGGCAGAAAGCGCGCGTAGTGCTCTTTACCAATCATGGGGATAGCCACCTCATCACGTATGAAGAGAAAGACGGGCTCCATAAAACCCTGAAAACCACTCGGTGCTTGCCCTTCCCGGTCCTTGTAGCCGCGGGCCACAACGGTGAAGGTGATGATCAGCAGCAGAGCCGCCAACATCATACCGAATACGTTCTTGGTAATGCTGAAGTCGTAGAAACTGGTGATGCCACCGCCAAAAAGGCCGGCGTCCGCGGCGGAAGCGCGGTCTAGTTTGTACTGCTTGCCGTCGTAGAGCAGGAAGTCAGCTTCATTGAGCTCTTCCGTGCTGATCTCGTCGGTTTCCTCACCAACGATGGGTCCGCCGTCCGCCTTGAACTTGTAGGTGTGGATGGCGTGTGGGTCCTTGATCTCAACGTGGCCCTGCGGGAAGGATTCATCCGCAATGCGGTTGATGCGGCCGTGATTCATCACGTAACCGTCAACGGCGTGGTGGCCGTGGTCGAACATGGAGCTCATGCCGACCGTCCAACCGTGCCCGGGGGCGAAGAGAATGACGGGCAGCGGAATGGCGAAACCGTGAAAGACCTCAAACTCATTACCATCGGCAATGTGATGCATGATCGTCTCGACGGGATCGTACTTACCACCGTGGTCGTCCGCGTGTTCCTCAGTGTGTTCTTCGGCTGAATCCACGTCGTTTTGAGCGGCGAGGGTACCGAAAGAGAGACAAAAAACCAGCAGAAAGAAAAAGCGCGCAGTCAAATTCATAAAGGATGGCGTTATGGGGCTTCCCCAATTCAGCCGCAAAAGTACGGCCTTCCTACTTATTATACTAACTACACTAAGTCTTTTTAGTATTGAGTTTGAGCCATTCTAAAGTTGCCGAGACTAACCACTTTGGTAGAGATTGCGAGCCTTCGGCATTGGTAATCGTTTCGTTGTGTAGGAGTGAAATTTACTGCCCAATTATTCGCTTGAAGTGTTGGGGTTCGGAATTACGTTTTGGGGAAGGAATACAGTCTGTAGTCTGTAGTCTGTAGTCTGTAGTCTACAGTCCTCCACCCTATCAAACCGAGCGGGGGCCGTACAGGAAGAAGTTGAAGGCATCCTGCGGAGACGACACCAGGCTGCCAATCGCCATGAACGCAACGAATAGCAAACCGCCCACCAGAAAATAGAACAGCCAGCGCAGGGGCCAGGCGTAGCGGAGGGTGGGCGCAAGTGCCTGACCAAGAAAGGTGGATTCCACGATCTCGCGCTGATTGGGGTTGCGCTCCTTTATGTAGTCCAGAATCTCCTCGTGGGCGAATTCGTGGACGCCATCGCTGGACTGCAGTTGATAAGCTAGGTACTGATTACGCTTACCCATCGCGTAGAGAAATTGGGCGGCAATGGGTACGTTGACGACCCAGATTTCATCAGCATGGTCCCAGACGAAGGGCATGGTTAAATTGATGATCACGCCGGCCGCAAGTAGGCCGTTAATCAGAAATTCTTCCTCAACGGACCGCACCTCATTTCGCTTTACGGCCACGAAATACCCAACCATGGCAAAGAGCACCATCGCGCACCAGACGTAACTAATCGCCAGGTTTTCGCGCCAGACATTAAGAAAGGCGCCTCCAAAGAAGGGAATGACCACCACCGTTGAGATATCACAAACTTGCCCTATCCAGTTGCTGTACTTGACTGGTTTTACCCCTGCGTCGGGCGGGTTGGCAATCAGGCCAATCAACCGAATGGGCGGGCTCACAACGGCTATAAATAGCGGGATCAACAACAGTAGTACCATTAGTCAGGACTTGATAAGACAAAGCTACAGCATTTACTTTGCAATTCAAAGTTCTTTATTAAATGAGGCGCTGTCGCAGGTGCCAGCCGAAGGGCAAGTAAGCAGGACCAGCCCACGGGGTAATTGCGTAACTTCGCCGCCCAAATTCCACCCTGACCCGTGATCGACCAACTCTCCGCCATCTTCATTCGCTTCAAGAACCTCGAGGAGCAACTCGGCAACCCCGAGGTGATCACCGACCCGGCGCGCTTCACCAAAGTGAACAAGGAATACGGGAAGCTGAAACCCATCGCCGATACCTACCTCGAATACAAGGACCTGCTGGATAACCTGGAGATGTCCGAAGAAATGCGCAAGGACCCCGATCCCGAAATGCGGGAAATGGCCCAGCTGGAATACGACGAACTGCGGGAGAAGAAGGAGAGCATGGACGAGGAGATCAAGATCATGCTCATCCCCAAAGACCCCGAGGACGAACGGGACATCATTATGGAGATCCGCTCCGGCGCGGGCGGTGACGAAGCCGCCATCTTCGCCGGTGACCTCTACGATATGTACCGCCGCTACTGCGAAAACCAGGGCTGGAAGATCGAGGTGATCGACGAGAACGAGGGCACCGCTGGTGGTTACTCCAAACTCGTCCTAGAAGTGCACGGCGACGACGTTTACTCCCACCTCAAATTCGAATCCGGTGCCCACCGCGTACAGCGCGTCCCAAAGACGGAGAGCCAGGGCCGCGTCCATACCTCCGCCGCGACCGTCGCCGTACTGGCGAAGATGGAGGCCGAGGACATCAACATCAACAAGGCGGACCTGAAGATCGATACCTTCCGCGCTTCCGGTGCCGGTGGCCAGCACGTTAATAAGACGGAATCCGCCATCCGCATCACCCACTTGCCGACGGGAATCGTCTCCGAGAGCCAGGACGGCCGGAGCCAGCACAAGAACAAGGAGATCGCCATGGCCCAGCTCTACCGCCGCATCAAGGACGCGCAGGATTCCGCCGCCCAGGCCGAACTCAGCGCCAACCGAAAATCACTCGTCGGTAGTGGCGACCGTTCCGAAAAGATCCGCACCTACAACTATCCCCAAAACCGGGTGACGGACCACCGCATCAACCTCACCCTGCACAGTCTGGACAAGATCGTAGCCGGAGGATTAGAGCCGGTGATTGAAGGGTTGCAGGTAGCGGAGAATGCTAGTAAGTTGAAGGAGGGGGTACAGTAGTCTGTAGTCTATAGTCTATAGTCTGTAGCCATCAGGTTCTCCAGCCGGCCTTAGATCCGAGCGCAGCGACCATCTGAGGTTCCTGGAGCGGCCGGGTTTTTTAGTCTATAGTCTGTAGTCTATAGTCTGCAGTGGGCCGTTCAGCAATAACACTGCGGTCGCGTGAACTTTCCCACCGGAATTTGGCTAGTTAAGGCAAGAAACGATAATAGTAGAGCGGTCATTAGTGTGACGACTAAGCACTACCCGACTACCCGACTACGATACTAAAAAACTACACCCGTGTCCAACGTAAAGATCAACGCCGAATGGAAGGCAGCGCTCGCTGATGAATTCGAAAAGCCTTACTTCCGCAACCTTATTTCCTTCATCAAGCAGGAGAAGGCGGACGGCAAGGAGATCTACCCCGCGGGCTCGCTCATCTTCAACGCTTACGACACGACGCCGCTTAGCCAGGTTAAAGTGGTCATCCTGGGGCAGGATCCCTACCACAACCCGGGCCAGGCGATGGGACTGAGCTTTAGCGTACCCAAGGGGGTGACGCGGCCGCCGAGCTTGCGGAACATCTACAAAGAACTGAATACCAGTCTCGACATCCCCATCAGCACGAGCGGTGACCTTACCAAGTGGGCGGAGCAGGGCGTCTTCCTCCTCAACTCCATGCTAACGGTGGAGCGAAACCGGCCTGGCAGCCACCAGCGGTCGGGTTGGCAATTCTTCACCGATGCCTCCATCAAAGCCATTTCGGACCACCGGGAGAACGTTGTCTTCATGCTCTGGGGCGCCTTCGCCAAAAAGAAAGCCGCACTCATCAACGCCGACAAACACCTCGTGCTGAGCAGCGCCCACCCCTCCCCCTTCAGCGCGGACAAGGGCTTCTTCGGCAATGATCACTTTAAACTGGCGAATGAGTACTTGGTTAAGACTGGGCAGGAAGCGATTGATTGGGGGGTGGAGTAGAGAGTTTCTAGTTGCAAGTAGCGAGTGGCGAGTTGCGAGTTGTGAGTTGGAAGTATCAAGTTGCGAGTGGGAAGTTTCTAGTGGATAGTTTCTAGTGGATAGTTTCTAGTGGCGGGCCGCGCTATCACGCAGGACGAACGCAGTGAGCATCCCCATGCAGTAGCACAATCAGTCCTCACTAATCGAGTATCGAGATTCGAGAATCCAAAGCAGTGAGCATTCTCGTGCGGTAGTACAATCAGTCCTCACTTATCGAGTATCGAGTATCGAGAATCGAGAATCCATTCCCTACCTTCGCCTAATGCGATTCCTGGTAATTCTTTCCTGCATTTTCCTTTTGTTTTGCACCTGCGACAGCGCCCCATCTAACGGCGAACGTGATGGTGCCGTGGTGTTCCTCAACTACGAGCAGGACCAGCAATTACTGACGACGCGCATGAATTTGGGATTGGCCGGAGAGGCGCCAATCACTGGCGTGCCTACGGTTTACGGCTCGCCGCTGGATAGTTTTACGCGGCAGGGGGTGACGACGTGGCAGCTGCGCAAAAACCTGAATTACCCTTCCGTAATTCCTCTGGAAATTCCCTGCGGAGACGCGCTGTGTAACCGCGACGTGAAGCTCGCGCCAGTCTTTGTGGACTCTTTTCCCAACGTGATCGATCCTAAGAAAGACCTGCAAGTGGCGTACGGCCCGGAGGCACTGACGAGCTCCGAAAGCCTCGTTTTTTACTTCGGGCCGCAGGACCGGAGTGCCCCCGAAAAGATCAAGTTGGTGGGCCCGACGAACAGCCCCGTGGCCACGCTGCCCAGCGATGCGCTTGCCAAACTGAAGCCGGGCAAGTACAACGTTTACCTCATCAAGCAGCAGCTGAAACGCGACACGACGGCGCGGCTGTGGACGAGCATCCAGGCCGAATACATGACGC includes these proteins:
- the atpF gene encoding F0F1 ATP synthase subunit B, which codes for MINLFLVDFSPIRPDFGLLFWTLLIFLLVWGILGKTAFKPIQKALTKRETDIQNSIDEAKRVQAQMAQLKDDNQRLLAEAREESTRIVAEAEAFAKKRRDEAVTEAKEAAQKVSADAQRQIAIMRDQAMADLKKEVGNMAIDVAEKVLRKDLKSDINQTTLVNELVKNLN
- a CDS encoding NAD(P)-binding domain-containing protein translates to MYHTIILGAGQAGLAAAYYLKRAGKKILVLESNARIGDNWRKRWESLQLFTPQRYNGLPGLAPTGSDWELIDRLEVANYLERYVETFSLPVQLHRTCVSAQKTDAWEIRTNAETYQAERLIVATGAYKDPVVPAVAKQFPASIAQLHSSEVRDLKDLVGSATSLLIVGAGASGQQLARLGAAAGAKVTLVGPKVANLPRNFLGKDIYWWLHNSGMMSVRTDSKIGKMLTNEKKGIITVGDGPMPPGVQRISTHVNGYAEGQLKFRTAKAEQAPLRWPGNNKKGVIIWCTGYRNRYPFLPEELLNDAGQPLQKSGLSTVDETVAFVGLENLRRPGSSLLGGVGKDAGEIVRELG
- a CDS encoding SDR family oxidoreductase, with protein sequence MTPENTTKTKWALITGGSHGIGKALAEECLKRGLNVVIVALPDVHLDTINRELKEHAPGRYHLIPVDLTAPDAIPEVERHLATLGITLTYLINNAGFGRGGLIEHTDWSEYLTMMQLNNQAMVGLTLALLPQLKKTRGSILNMSSMEATLPLPYKTVYTGTKAFVYNYSLALRQELKHYGIGVSVLCPGPVITNEDGLKRVAAMGSLAKVLVTMPADIAPMAIGNFLNNKDVIRPKFLNRAILAFASIVPRGIKMAILEKVFSKYREEDEQAVPIVEEQLIS
- the atpG gene encoding ATP synthase F1 subunit gamma; this encodes MANLKEVRERIGSVKNTQQITSAMKMVSAAKMNRAAQRITEMRPYAEKLNEMLTNILSNLEGDASTSFNVVRPITKACVVVVTSSRGLAGAFNTNIIKAAVSVIENELQGVGNVDVICIGKKGAEFFARNYAGKAGFTINREYQELFSDLSFDNTRQVPELIMNRFAGEAYDSVHVAYARFKNAAVQFSEAVQFLPVVDNNVAEGGKTTNADYIFEPSKETLLEELVPTILKTRFQSFLLDTNASEHGARMTAMDKATENASELLKDLKITYNKARQEAITKEILEIVGGAAALEDA
- a CDS encoding beta-ketoacyl-ACP synthase III; the protein is MPYSTITGIGHYVPENVVTNHDLTKVMETSDEWIRERSGIEERRYITRGKETTTSLAVEASLKAIADAGIDKDDIDFIIFATLSPDYYFPGAGVLLQRELGIAGTEIAALDIRAQCSGFVYGLATADNFIKAGTYKKILLVGAEVHSVGLDFTTRGRGVSVLFGDGAGAVIVEATEDKDKAVLATSMHSDGTYAEKLAYMYPGAHGGYFLEKYGIEDFDVDYDLENNEYGGVFWNQDMLDKARVFPHMEGQTVFKMAVKKFPEVIMETLAKAGMGIEDLDMLIPHQANLRINQFVQKLLRLPDEKVHNNIQKYGNTTAATIPICLNEAWQEGKVKKGDTVVLAAFGAGFTWAAAVIKWGKD
- the atpA gene encoding F0F1 ATP synthase subunit alpha produces the protein MAGIKPDEISGIIKAQLSGANTAAELEEYGTVLQVGDGIARVYGLENAQAGELVTFANGTEAIVLNLEEDNVGVVLMGSSTGIQEGSRVSRTGRIASINVGEGMVGRVVDPLGQPLDGKGPIAGQTYEMPLERKAPGVIYRQPVTEPLQTGIKAIDAMIPIGRGQRELIIGDRQTGKSAIAIDTILNQKEFYDRGEPVFCIYVACGQKASTVAQIAKTLEENGAMAYSTIVASSAADPAPLQFYAPFAGAAIGEYFRDTGRPALIIYDDLSKQAVAYREVSLLLRRPPGREAYPGDVFYLHSRLLERAAKVINDDAIAQDMNDLPDSLKNAGIVKGGGSLTALPIIETQAGDVSAYIPTNVISITDGQIFLTSNLFNSGIRPAIDVGISVSRVGGSAQIKPMKKVSGTLKLDQASYRELEAFAKFGSDLDASTQNILEKGKRNVEMLKQPQYSPVAVEKQVAIIHLGTNNRMKDVPVNKIKEFEALFLSEVERQLPEVLENFRNKKYDKADLAKLDEVAAQLVPQFS
- the atpH gene encoding ATP synthase F1 subunit delta, which codes for MTNQRVADRYAKSLLDMAVERKQLDVIKGDVDALVAMAGNRDLALLLSSPVVNPSKKKAIFAELLEKSGANELTKTFVDVLITKGREGDLLGILGAFDKQYKSLNKISTVKVTSAVALSAAELDAIKQQLVAGGKTEASVDIETKIDPSIIGGFILEFDGKVYDASVAYKLSELRKEIA